In the genome of Caldisphaera lagunensis DSM 15908, the window TAAGAGATGAAATATTACATAATGATAATAATCCATTTATAGGGCCTAATATGGTTTTTGTTAATGATTCCAGTAAAAGAGATGAAGCAATATATAGCGAAGGTCCAGCAATAATAATTTCTACAAGCGGAATGATGACTGGAGGACCGATTTTAGAATACTTTAAGAATTTAGCTGATAATCAAAACAATGCATTAGTATTTGTTAGTTATCAAGCAGCAGGAACACTAGGTAGAAAGATTATAGAAGGTGAAAAAGAAATACAAATGATGGATGGTAATCAAATAAAAACAATAAAGGTAAATCTAGAAGTACAAAGAATAGAAGGATTTTCAGGTCATGCTAATAGAAGCGAATTACAAGGATTTTTGAGAAGCTTAACACCGAAGCCTAGGATTATAATCCTAAATCATGGAGAGCCTAGCCAAACAATATCTTTTGGATTATTAATAAAACAAAGATGGGATAAACTAGGATTTGAGTCTACTCCAGAAGTAATTTATCCAGAAAATCTTGAGGCTATAAGATTATTCCCAAGAAATGTAAAGCTGCATTCAATGCTTAATATTTTCCAGCAAACTCAATCCTAATTTGGGAAAAATCATAATGTTTGAAGGTTGGCACATAAAAACAAAACATAATAATAAGGAAATCATTTGGATAATTAAAGGGTATGAGCATCCAAAGGAAGGATTTATTTCAATACCTTATAGGATCTCGGGAAAAAGAGTTAATATTAATGAAATATATGAAGAAATAAAGGATTACTATTTATATTTAGATTGTGTTGGAAAAGAAGTACCTGTCGTGAAGAGGAATGAAATCTTAAAATATTATGATCCAAAAGAAATTTTTATAAAAAATGTTAATATTTTGCCAAAAAATATTATTGAGTTGGTCGAATTTCTTAAAGTGGAATATGCTGGACTTGTTGGAAGTTATTTACTAGGTTATCAGAAAAAGAATAGCGATGTGGATCTAATTTTATATGGTAATAATAATGAAATTTATGAAAACCTTTTACAAATGAAAAGAGAAGGACTAATATTTAATTGTATAGATAGATATGATAAGGTTTCAGATACAATGACGCGTAGTGAATATGAATTGTTTGCTCAAAGAAGGGTTTTAGATTCATGCTATAAGGGTATTCCATATACTATAAGAATATTAAGGCAGATTTATTCAGAAGAATGCAGGAGCATATATAAAACTCTTAAAAGTTTTAAAGGAGAAATAGAAATCTATGATAATAAAGAAAATTTCTTAGTACCAAGCATATATTTGGCAAATAGTATAGATCTAGGCAAAGTAGAAATAATGACGTGGCATACTAGGTATATGGAACTTCCATTAGGCAGATATTATATTGAAGGTGTTGTTCAACTTAATGTAAAAGATAATAGATTGATTGTTGTACCCGATCAAGGTGGTAGGATTGATCCTATCGAGATTTGGTCATGACTCCACAATTATAACCAAGGATTTAATAATAGGGGTAGAGATTGGGATACAGTCTCCTGAAGGATTGATACCGATTATTCCAAAATATGTATCATGTAATAAGAGCTCATGGAAAAGACATACATTAAATTTTTGTAGAATATTGTTGGAATACGGTCCTTCTGGAATAAGTGATGCAATAAAGAACTCTAAAATTAAAATGATTTACGATCCTATATATAGAACTCAAATGCCCTACATTAAACAAGAGAACATACTTATATATAACAATCCTAAAAGCGTATTTAAAGAGATTTTTTTGAATTCATCAAATGGTTTAAGGTATAATGAAGAATCAATATTTAATTTAATAAATGAACTTGATATAGATAATATAGGAATAACGGGATCTTATGCCTTAGGAATGCAATTTGAAGGATCAGATATAGATTTGGTTATATATGGGGAGAAAAATTCTGAACTTTTTTATGATATTTTTAAAAATAAGGCAAAAATAATTGAATGTAAAAATTCATTTGGAGGTGTGATCATAAATGGACCGTGTATACCATGGAGAAGGGGGTTATATAAAAACAAGGCATATAGCTGGACTGGCGTTCCAGAAAACATAGCTTCTCATTGTAATGCATTGAATAATTATAATAGAATAGAAATCCCTAACAAAGTAAAAGACTTAAATATAACAATACCAGAAGGACAGATTGGTGCATTGTTATATCCTCCATGCGTAAAAGATGTAAATGGAAGATACGTAATATCTTTTGAGTACAATGCTGGTTATTTGCTTTATATGGGTGGAAATCTTAAAATTTCAGGACTTTCCAATGAGAAAATTATAGTTATAGGTGTAAGGGAATATCCTGGAAAAATATCAACACAATAAAATACTTTATAATATTTTAAAAAGATCAAATTATTCATAAGATAAATGAAATATTTATCAATTCTCTTATCATGTAAAGAAATTAGTTAAAATATAAAATAAAAACTTATAATCTGTCCTAAATAAGTTAATACATGGTGAGTTCTTTGGATAATGAAAGTCAAAATCATACAGCAATAGTTGCGATGAAAGAGATAGCGAATTTTGTAATAAAGGCATCTGAAATAATTGATACAAAAGAAGTGGACAATTTTGTTAGCTTACTCATCGACACATATAATAATAAGGCTAAGGTTTTAGTGATGGGTGCAGGAAGGAGCGGATTAGTAGGGAAAGCATTTGCAATGAGATTGCTTCATATGGGGTTCAGCTCGTACGTTTTAGGAGAAACAATAGTTCCAAGCATTTCTAAGGGCGATTTAGCAATTGCAATTTCAGGATCAGGAAGAACTCAACTAATTGTAGATGCCGCTGATGCAGCTAAGAAAGTGGGATCTAAAGTGGTAGCTCTAACAACATTCCCAGATTCTCCTCTAGGCAGCATAGCAGATGTTATTGTTAAAATACCTGGAAGATCTAAGATTAGTAAAATGGATGATTACTTTGCTAGGCAAATATTAGGTTTACATGAACCTTTTGCTCCCCTTGGAACATTATTTGAAGATACTACCATGATATTTTTGGATGGAGTTGTTTATCATTTAATGTCTAGGCTTAACATTAGTGAGGACCAGATGCGTAATAGACATGCAAATGTAGAATTCTAATTTTAATAAAAATATTTTATTTTATAAAAAATAAGGAAAAATTAATAATTCTACGCTTTAAATAAATCTAATGAAAATGGGTGTAAGAATTGAGTAGTGAAAGAAAAAGAATGGAGTTACCAAAGAAAAAAGAGGACTTAGAAAAAATAGTTGAAGAAGTAGAGGCAGGACATGAGCATGAACATGAGCATGAACATGAGCATGAACATGAGCATATCGAAGATGTGATATCTGTTTTAGAATTATTGGTAGATTCTTTATCAGCAAATGTAAAAAATTTAGATTCTTCAGTTAAGGGCCAAGGAAAAGAAATAGTTAATATATATAGAATATTATCATACTTAGTCGAAGCATGTACTACCAATGATCAAAATTCAAAGAATGAAGCACTTAAAAAAGCTATCTCTCTCTTAAAATGATTTTTACCATTAATTTACTATTTTGACTATAAGAAATCATAAAGTCTTATCAATAATTATAAACTCCCTTTTCCCTATTCTAGTTAATCCATAAATTAATCCTAAACCTTCTAATAAACCAAATATTGGCAATGTTACTATATACCTTAGTTTGCCCGATTTCTTTACTCCATAGATATAGACAACCCAATATACCAGACTGCTTGGTATTAAAATTAGAGCAACGATATAATAGTTTACAAAAGGAAGTAAAATCCATAATCCAATTAAACCGAGGGTTCTTGCAAAGGTTTTGAAAGCTATAATAATTCTCATAGTTATCGGAGCATATTTAGAATCTTCCATCATACCAGAATACCATCTAGCTCTTTGCTTTATTAAATCTTTTATAGAATTTGGACTTAATATGCTAACCTTTGTATTGCTTTGCCATGTTTTGCCACTATTTTTAACTACATCTATTGAAAAAAGGAAATCTTCTACTTTGCTGGGCTTATTAAACGCGTTTACTTCTAAAAGGAAGGATCCTTTAACTCCTAACAATTCTCCATGAAGGCCCACATAGGGCTTTTTTACTAAGCCTGTAAAAAGCCTGAAAAATGAGATATCATCTAAATATCTAGCAAAATCCATAATATAAGCCATGTAAGATTTGCCTTTTCTAGGCAAGAGAACAGGATTAAACGCAACATAACCTTTCTTTTCATAATATGGTATTTCATATAAAAAAGAGTTATTCAATATCAAGTTATCATCGTCAAGAAATACATACCAAAAATCTGGTTTAACAAAATTTTCAACAAAATATCTTAAGGCCCTACCCTTACCAAATAAATCCTTTCTAAAAGATTTAGGAACTATAACAAGGTTGATCCCACTTAGTTTAGAAAGATCCTCCTGTAGCTCAGCCCCTTCATCTATAACTAGATACATAGGAATCTTCAATTTTTTATGATGATTTATATTTTTATAGAGAACATTCTTCACTTTTTTACTTGCTATGCTAACAATAACCAGAGCAACATTATTTGCTCTTTCTTTTTCCTTTTTTGAATTATATATTGTTAAAGTAATAATGAGAACTATTGCATAGGCAGAAATCGCGGTCCAATCTGCAGCAACGGCATATTTAAGGTAAGGTGATGAAGAAAATGCGTTATTTGCTGCAAGTTCAGTGGTTTTAACGGCCTGAATTATATTTTCAATCGTCAATCCCTACACCTTTTTTAAATCTATATTTATTGAATAAAAAAGCTTTCCTACTTTATATCTATTGATTTCCAAATAGTTTGATTCAATATAGAGACTTATAATAATATCTTAAAAAACCTTTAGATGTAGATAATTTTTAAAATTTTTTATTTGCAAAAGAAAACTTACCTCTTTAAGGAAAATAGTTTGTAAAACATAAGAAAATAAACCATAATAATTTTCTATTCATATTAGGAGAAAGAAATGAAAAAACTAAGGTTGATAATGGTAGGAATAGAAGGCTCAGTAAATTTAGGGTATTTATTAAGGCTTTCAGAAAACTTCGATGTTGATGAGACTTACTTAGTTCATCCGCTTGCAAGTGCTTATGAATCTTTTAGATGGGCAGTAAAGGCCTCAAATAAAATATACGATGTTAATATTGTTGATAGCCTAGATAAGGCATTAGAAGGAGTAGATTTATCTATTTGTACATCAGATGAAAGTTCTGCAAGGGATGTTTTAAGGATTCCTATTACACCAAGGCAAGCTTCTGAACTTGCAGAAAAAGTTAATGGAAGAGTTGCATTAGTATTGGGTAGAGAAAGCGTTGGGTTGACTAGAGATGAATTAAAGAAGTGCAACCTATTATGTACAATACCATCATCTAAAAAATATACCGCATTAAATGTATCAAATGCAGGAGCGATAATGCTATATGAACTCTATTTGGCGAAAAACAAGGAATCAAAATTTGAACTTGCTGATAAAAAAACTGTTGATCTTATAGAAGCTTATGCTAAGGCATTAGTATATGATTCATTTGAACAGAATGAATTAGAAGATATAATACTTGCAGTCAAAAAAGTTGTTTCTAAATCTGAAAAAGGTGAAGCTAGCAGAATACTGAAATTCATAAGTAAGATTTGTTTGAAATATGGATGTAAGGATAAGTTAAATGATTACATATCAAAAGACGTAAGAAATGATTAGATGGAAAAGGTTTATTTAAAAATTATTATGTGGTTGCGTAAAATTCCCCTTTTGTTTTCTGCAATCTATCTAAATAAGAACCCTCCTTATTTATTCTAGGTCTTCCACTTTCTGAATCTCTTCTAATAGTAATTTTTAGATCTGAAAGTAATTGGTTCATAGCCTTCTTTGTATCTTTTGGAACTTCAGCATGTCCATAAATACCTGGGTTACCATTAAATACAATTATCCTATCGCTTATAAAATCTAGTATAATTATATCATGTTCTGCAACAAAAGCTGTAACCTTCCTTATTTCTGTTAATCTTCTAATTATTTTTGCGATTGCAAGTCTTTCTTCAACATCTAAATGGGCAGAAGGTTCGTCTAGTAAATAAAGATCAGCATTTGAACTTAATGTTGCAGCAATAGCAAGCTTTTGCATTTCTCCCCCACTTAAAGATCTAGCCTCTCTATCAAACATTCTATTTAAGTTTAGTTTTTGTATTAATTCTAGGTATAGCCATGAATTAGGTATTATTGATTCTGGATTTGCATTTCTTAATATATCTTCAACAGTTAGTCCTTCTTGGAACATTTCAGGACCAATGTATTGAGGTTTATAGCTAATTTTTAGTTCTTTATATGTTATTATATTACCATTTTCAGGTTTTATTTCTCCAGCTAAGAATTTAATGAAGGTTGTTTTCCCTATAGCATTTGGACCAATGATTCCAATGACTTCCCCATTCATAACATACCCAGAATCTACATCTAGCTTAAATGAACCTCTTGATATACTTACATTATCCCATTCTAAGTATTTATATGGCTTATTGTTTGCATCGACTATGCTTTCTGAGGCGATTTTTCTAAATTGTATTGGTTCTTTTCTTATTCTCATGTTCTCTGAAGGCAAGTAACCATCTAGGTAGTTGTTTATTCCAACTCTTACTCCATAAGGCTTTGAAACAATACCATATACCCCTGGATCTCCATATATTATATGTATGAAATCACTTAGGTAATCTAAAACAGCTAAATCATGCTCTACTATTAAAAAATACTTATTACCTTTGGCTTCATTCATTATTATTTTAGAAACATTAATTCTTTCTTTGACGTCTAGATAACTACTAGGTTCGTCAAATATATAGATATCCGCTTCTTTACTTAAAGTAGCTGCTATTACCAGCTTTTGAAGTTCTCCACCGCTTAAATTTCTAACATCTCTATCATATATTTTATCTAGATTTAATTGCTTGCCCAAATCTAATGCTATGCCTCTTTCATCAGCCTTTTTTAATAAGGTCTTAACATCACCTTTTAGATGCCTTGGGACCAAATCTATGTATTGTATTTTATGTGCCGCCTTGATTTTTTTATTGGCTATTTTTTGGAAATATGTTTGTAATTCACTCCCTCTAAATCTTTTTATAATTTCATCATATTCTACATCTCTATCTAGTATCCCTAGATTAGGCTTTAATTCTCCAGCAAGAATTTTTATTGCAGTAGTTTTCCCAGTGCCGTTCTTACCTAGAATACCTACAACTTGACCTGCCTTAGGTATAGGTAAGCTGTACAGTTTGAAACCGTTAATAGAATATCTATGCACTGCTTCTTCTTCAAGTTCTTCAGGTAAATTAACTATTGATATTGCATCAAAGGGGCAGGCTTTTATACATAAACCGCATCCTATGCAGACATCTTCATATATTGTTGGCTTGCCTTTTGATGGCATATCGGCATCTATTGCAATTCCTTTCTTGCTTTTATTAACGGGACAAACACTTATACATTCGTAATTGCATTTCTTTGGTTTGCAGCTGTCTTCATCGATTACTGCAACTCTTACCATTTTTTGCACCTAATACGTTTTGCATCTTTTAAAAAGAATTTGAAAGTTTTAAAACTATATTGTATAGGTTAATTAAAAATTAAATTCATATTTATCTCCAGGCTTCAATATAACAACATTTGTATTTAATCCTCTTGATATAACTATTTTCCTAAATTCTTCTGGATCTCCATATAATACGGGGAATGTACCGTAATGCATAGGTATTGCAACCTTAGGCTTAATCATTTCAACAGCTTTGGCTGCTTCGTTATGATCCATAGTAAAATGACCTCCTATAGGTAACAATGCTATATCAGGCTTGTATATTTCTCCAATTAATTGCATTTCAGATGTAATTCCAGTGTCTCCAGCATGATATATAGTTCCTTCTTTAGTAATAATGACCGCACCCGTGGGGGCGCCATAACCTTCGCTACTATGATTTGCAGGAACTAGTGCTATTTTTATGTTATCTACAATAATAGGACCCCCCATATTACCTCCAATAGCCCTATGCTCATCGTTTAGCTTTTCTGCTATATAATTGGCTAATTCGAATATTGCGACAACTTTTGATTTAGGATTGTTTTTCATGATTTCCAATGTATCTCCTATATGATCATCATGACCATGTGTCAAAACAATCAAATCTACATCTTTAAATTTTTCTGGTTTTGTTACCGATTTTGGATTTGTAATCCAAGGATCTATTAATATTTTCTTGCCATCGGAATTTATTTCAAACGCAGAATGTCCATAATAAATTAAGCTACCCATCTTGCTCACCAAATAAGTTTTATGTTATACGAGAATATTAAGTTTTAACCTAATTTTTTGTTTGGGGGAGATAAATGTTTAGTAATGAAGAAATAGAGAAGTTAATTAAGGCAGGTAAAATAGGTGCTGAAGCAAGAGATCTTGGTGCATCTTTAGTAAAACCTGGGGCTAGTTCTAGAGAAATATGTGATGAGGTAGAAAACTATATTATAAAAAAGGGGGCTGATATTGCATTTCCATGTAATTTATCAATTAATGAAATTGCAGCTCATTACACCCCTGGTATAGAAGATGATATGAAAATTCCTAGTATGGGTATTATAAAAATAGATGTTGGAGCAAGCATTGATGGTTATTTATCTGATACTGCAACATCTGTTATTATAGGGGATCAATTTAAGGAACTTGCAATGTCTGTAAAGAAGGCTTTGGAAAATGTAATTAATATAATGAAACCAAATATATCAATCTATGATATAGGAAAAACGATAGAAATGTCGATTAAAAGTCAAGGATTTAGACCAATAAAAAATTTAACCGGACATACCATATCTAGATATAATTTACATGCTGGAGAAAGCATACCAAATTATCCGGATAGAACAATGTTTTATAAAAGATTAAGGCCGGGAACTCAAGTTGCTATTGAACCATTTGGTACATTTGGAAAAGGATTTGTAATAGATGGCCCGAAAGCATTTATATATTCGTTAACAGGCAGAAAACCAAAAAATATTTCTGAAGATGCAAAGCAATTGCTAGAATATATTGAAAAGAAATATAACGCCTTACCATTTGCTGCAAGATGGCTGATAAAAGAATTTGAAAAATCCAAAGTGGAGGATCTATTAAATGAGTTAACTATGCAGAAAGCATTGGTGGATTATCCAATACTTATTGAGGCAGGTAGGGGAATAGTAGCACAATATGAACATACGTTTTTGATTCTTAACGATAGAGTAATTGTAACAACTCTATAATTATTTTGTTCGAGAAACTCTCGATTGTAAATCTATATATTTCCAAAACTTTTTTAATATTTGTTATAATCTTTAAGCTCTGGATAAAAATAAAACTCTGGGGAAAAAAGGAGCGGTGGGTCTATTGGTCGGTATTACAGCTATAGAAAATTGGGTTTATCTGCTAATTAACGTAGTATGGGTGTTGATATTTGTACTATATTTATTTGGTTTTGGAAATTATTTACAAGTATATTGGTGGAAGGCAGATATAAAGAATAAACTAGCTATTTTAAACGATATGGCTAATACTGCTAGAAATAAAACTATTGAATTTATGAATAAAAATAAAGCAAAAGATGCGTCTAGGACATTAGATAGGCTTATTGATTTCTTTGCTATAGATCCTGTTAACATAGAACCTACAGATATAATAAATAGGTTGAGACATATTGTAAATTTAAGAGATACTAAATTTAAACAGACTTTTGAAATATCTATGCCAGAATCTAATGAAGTCGCTAGGAGTATAGCATCTACTGCGGCTGAAATATCATCTGCATTATTTTTAATATATAAATATGTTCAGCATATATTATTGAGCAGTGATAAAACTAAAAATTGGTATATGATTATGTATCTTTCCTTAATGATGCCTCAAATTATGCAGATCGCTAGTATTTATAGAAAAGCTCTTGATGATTTTCTAGAGGGGGTCCCAGTAGGAGATGGGGCAGGTCCGATTGTTGCACTTAAATTAAGCAACTATAAAAATGATTGGAGAGAAATAGATGAGGATACAGTTGCAACAGAAACAGAATATAATGGTAGAAAAATCATACTTGTTAAAGCTAAAGGTCCTGGTTCAACAGTTGGGAGACCTGGAGAAGCAACAGCAAAAATTATTAAAGAAGCTTTGGCTAAAGGAGAAAAAGTTTCTTTGTTAATAACAGTCGATGCAGCATTAAAATTTGAAGGAGAAGAAACAGGTAGTGTAGCAGAAGGTGTTGGTGCAGCTATAGGGGATCCTGGACCTGAAAAAATAATGTTTGAAAGAATTGCAACAGAATATAATATACCTTTAAGAGCAGTAATAATTAAGATGGGTATGGAAGAAGCTATAATGGCTATGGATAAGAAAATATTAGATGGTACTGATAAAGCTGTTGAAAGAGTTAAACAAATAATGGAGGAAGAATCTAAACCAGGAGAAACAGTTGTTATCGCTGGTATTGGTAATACATCGGGTGTTGGCCAATGAGTAGCCTTTTTGGTATAAACTTTTATTATCAGGCTATATTGTTATTAGTAGTTTTAGTTATAGTAATATTATTAACTATCAGGCAAGCTAATGAATTAAGAAAAATAGCTGAAACACAAAAAAGGCCAAAATTTATTACATTAGAGGATTGTAATGGTATGATTACTACTAGAGATTTTAGACAAGGGGATTTTGTAGGATTAATGGAAGGTCCATGTGATAATAATGGTAATATAAGAAAAATTGTAGGTATTTATGCAATTAAAGAAGAAAAAACTAAGAACAAGAAATTTTAATTTTTATAGAATTTCTTTTTAGCTAATTAGGTTACACAGAGGTAAGCATCCTTTAGCTAAGAAGAGAATTGCCTTCTTAATGTTTTTAGAAAAGCATTAACATGTACTTTAGAAAAGCATTAACATGCACCTTAGCTGTTAGCCAGTATAATGGATCAAAGAATCAAATATATTAAGAGCAATACTATGTAGCTTATATAAAATATTAAAAATGATCTCATTTATAGAACCTTTTTATTGGTATTAGGTTTTTTAAGAAACAGAAAATCTTCATAGCAACATAAAATGCTCCATTTGATAACCGATTAGTTCACTTATCTTTATAAACTTAAAATTGATATAAAGGATTAAGGGGAAAGACTTGAGAATAACTTTATCTTGGGAATATTGTGATATTTGCAAAAGAAGAAATAGAACTACTTTATGTAAGATAAACAATAAAGAATTTATAAAGGTTTGTCCTCATTGCATAGCATTATTATCTGAAATCATAGAATGTAATGGTGGACAAATGAAATATCCCCGTGCAAAAACTAAAGAAAAAGGCTCTAAGGTTGTTAAAAAAGATCTTCTAGATAGTATAGAGAGAGAAATAAATGGAATTAATAGTTCTGCCGAATAATAATTGGTAAGCGAATGGGTGATAAAAATGGTACAAGGATCAATGATGTTTTGTCCAAAATGTGGAAGCTTAATGAAACCCAAGCACATTGGTGGTAAGCTTTATTTAGTTTGTCCAAAATGTGGATATAAAACAGAAGTAGATCAAAATAGTTTATCAAATACACTTAAAGTAAAGGAGAAAATACAACATACCCCAAAGGATAAAACTATTGTGGTAGATTCTCAAGCACCTCCGCCTACGGCTCAGATAGTAAAGGGAAGTATTAGATGTCCTAGGTGTGGAAACGATGAATTGCTAGCGTGGATGATACAAACAAGAGCCGCCGATGAACCTCCAACTAGATTTTATAGATGCACTAAATGTGGTTACACATGGAGAGAATATGCTTAATTTTTTAACATAGCTTAAAATTTAGGATTATCTGTTTTATTAATTTATAGATAAAGCTTAATATATGGAGTTAAAATTTTAGTTTTGAGATAAGGGGGAGCAGTTAATGAGATACATAGTTGCATCAGCCTGGCCGTATTCAGACTTTATTCCACATCTAGGTACAGTACTTCATTTGTTAAGTGCTGATGTATATTCAAGATATCTTAGATCTTTAGGAAATGATGTGGTATTTGTAACAGGTAGTGATGAACACGGTACACCTATAGAACTGGAGGCAAGAAAAAGAAAGGTTACTCCAAAGGAATTAACTGATCAAGTTCATGGATATATGATTAAGCTATTTAAAGAATTTAACTTTGAGTTCAGCTTATTTTCAAGAACAGAGAGTGAGGTCCATAAGGGATTTGTTAAAGAATTTTTATTAAAAATTTATGAAAAGGGTTATATATTTCCTATGGAAGAAGAATTACCATATTGTTTAAATGATAAGATGTTCTTACCTGACAGATATGTAATAGGAACTTGTCCATATTGTGGATATGAATCTGCTCATGGAGATCAATGTGATAAATGTGGTAGGCTATTAACTCCGAAGGATTTAATAAATCCCAAGTGCGCGTTATGTGGATCAACTCCTGTATGGAGAAAGACTACAAACTACTTTATAGATTTAACGAGAGTCCAAGACAAACTATTGAATTGGCTTAACAACAATAATAAATTAAGCGATAATGTGAAAAATTATAGTATATCTTGGATAAAACATGGGTTAAAACCAAGAAGTATTACAAGGGACATATCATGGGGTATTGAATCGCCTTTCCCAAATACAGAAGGTAAAACTATTTATGTATGGTTTGATGCATTATTAGGTTATTTAAGTGCAACAAAGGAATATTTTTTAAATCTAAAGAATGATGAAAACGCCTGGAAGGAATATTGGAAAAATAAAGAAACAAAATCTATTTATTTTATTGGGAAAGATAATATACCATTTCACTCAATAATATTACCCGCAATGCTTTTAGCGGCTGAAGAAGATTATGTGCTTCCATGGGATATTAACTCTACTGAGTATTTAATGTATGAAGGACAAAAGTTTAGCAAGAGTAGGAAAATAGGAGTTTGGTTAGATGAAGCCCTTAAGATAGCC includes:
- a CDS encoding nucleotidyltransferase domain-containing protein, which translates into the protein MILSRFGHDSTIITKDLIIGVEIGIQSPEGLIPIIPKYVSCNKSSWKRHTLNFCRILLEYGPSGISDAIKNSKIKMIYDPIYRTQMPYIKQENILIYNNPKSVFKEIFLNSSNGLRYNEESIFNLINELDIDNIGITGSYALGMQFEGSDIDLVIYGEKNSELFYDIFKNKAKIIECKNSFGGVIINGPCIPWRRGLYKNKAYSWTGVPENIASHCNALNNYNRIEIPNKVKDLNITIPEGQIGALLYPPCVKDVNGRYVISFEYNAGYLLYMGGNLKISGLSNEKIIVIGVREYPGKISTQ
- the hxlB gene encoding 6-phospho-3-hexuloisomerase, whose amino-acid sequence is MVSSLDNESQNHTAIVAMKEIANFVIKASEIIDTKEVDNFVSLLIDTYNNKAKVLVMGAGRSGLVGKAFAMRLLHMGFSSYVLGETIVPSISKGDLAIAISGSGRTQLIVDAADAAKKVGSKVVALTTFPDSPLGSIADVIVKIPGRSKISKMDDYFARQILGLHEPFAPLGTLFEDTTMIFLDGVVYHLMSRLNISEDQMRNRHANVEF
- the map gene encoding type II methionyl aminopeptidase; its protein translation is MFSNEEIEKLIKAGKIGAEARDLGASLVKPGASSREICDEVENYIIKKGADIAFPCNLSINEIAAHYTPGIEDDMKIPSMGIIKIDVGASIDGYLSDTATSVIIGDQFKELAMSVKKALENVINIMKPNISIYDIGKTIEMSIKSQGFRPIKNLTGHTISRYNLHAGESIPNYPDRTMFYKRLRPGTQVAIEPFGTFGKGFVIDGPKAFIYSLTGRKPKNISEDAKQLLEYIEKKYNALPFAARWLIKEFEKSKVEDLLNELTMQKALVDYPILIEAGRGIVAQYEHTFLILNDRVIVTTL
- a CDS encoding RNA methyltransferase, producing the protein MKKLRLIMVGIEGSVNLGYLLRLSENFDVDETYLVHPLASAYESFRWAVKASNKIYDVNIVDSLDKALEGVDLSICTSDESSARDVLRIPITPRQASELAEKVNGRVALVLGRESVGLTRDELKKCNLLCTIPSSKKYTALNVSNAGAIMLYELYLAKNKESKFELADKKTVDLIEAYAKALVYDSFEQNELEDIILAVKKVVSKSEKGEASRILKFISKICLKYGCKDKLNDYISKDVRND
- a CDS encoding ribosome biogenesis/translation initiation ATPase RLI, with amino-acid sequence MVRVAVIDEDSCKPKKCNYECISVCPVNKSKKGIAIDADMPSKGKPTIYEDVCIGCGLCIKACPFDAISIVNLPEELEEEAVHRYSINGFKLYSLPIPKAGQVVGILGKNGTGKTTAIKILAGELKPNLGILDRDVEYDEIIKRFRGSELQTYFQKIANKKIKAAHKIQYIDLVPRHLKGDVKTLLKKADERGIALDLGKQLNLDKIYDRDVRNLSGGELQKLVIAATLSKEADIYIFDEPSSYLDVKERINVSKIIMNEAKGNKYFLIVEHDLAVLDYLSDFIHIIYGDPGVYGIVSKPYGVRVGINNYLDGYLPSENMRIRKEPIQFRKIASESIVDANNKPYKYLEWDNVSISRGSFKLDVDSGYVMNGEVIGIIGPNAIGKTTFIKFLAGEIKPENGNIITYKELKISYKPQYIGPEMFQEGLTVEDILRNANPESIIPNSWLYLELIQKLNLNRMFDREARSLSGGEMQKLAIAATLSSNADLYLLDEPSAHLDVEERLAIAKIIRRLTEIRKVTAFVAEHDIIILDFISDRIIVFNGNPGIYGHAEVPKDTKKAMNQLLSDLKITIRRDSESGRPRINKEGSYLDRLQKTKGEFYATT
- a CDS encoding glycosyltransferase, whose amino-acid sequence is MTIENIIQAVKTTELAANNAFSSSPYLKYAVAADWTAISAYAIVLIITLTIYNSKKEKERANNVALVIVSIASKKVKNVLYKNINHHKKLKIPMYLVIDEGAELQEDLSKLSGINLVIVPKSFRKDLFGKGRALRYFVENFVKPDFWYVFLDDDNLILNNSFLYEIPYYEKKGYVAFNPVLLPRKGKSYMAYIMDFARYLDDISFFRLFTGLVKKPYVGLHGELLGVKGSFLLEVNAFNKPSKVEDFLFSIDVVKNSGKTWQSNTKVSILSPNSIKDLIKQRARWYSGMMEDSKYAPITMRIIIAFKTFARTLGLIGLWILLPFVNYYIVALILIPSSLVYWVVYIYGVKKSGKLRYIVTLPIFGLLEGLGLIYGLTRIGKREFIIIDKTL
- a CDS encoding metal-dependent hydrolase, which codes for MGSLIYYGHSAFEINSDGKKILIDPWITNPKSVTKPEKFKDVDLIVLTHGHDDHIGDTLEIMKNNPKSKVVAIFELANYIAEKLNDEHRAIGGNMGGPIIVDNIKIALVPANHSSEGYGAPTGAVIITKEGTIYHAGDTGITSEMQLIGEIYKPDIALLPIGGHFTMDHNEAAKAVEMIKPKVAIPMHYGTFPVLYGDPEEFRKIVISRGLNTNVVILKPGDKYEFNF
- a CDS encoding nucleotidyltransferase domain-containing protein; translation: MFEGWHIKTKHNNKEIIWIIKGYEHPKEGFISIPYRISGKRVNINEIYEEIKDYYLYLDCVGKEVPVVKRNEILKYYDPKEIFIKNVNILPKNIIELVEFLKVEYAGLVGSYLLGYQKKNSDVDLILYGNNNEIYENLLQMKREGLIFNCIDRYDKVSDTMTRSEYELFAQRRVLDSCYKGIPYTIRILRQIYSEECRSIYKTLKSFKGEIEIYDNKENFLVPSIYLANSIDLGKVEIMTWHTRYMELPLGRYYIEGVVQLNVKDNRLIVVPDQGGRIDPIEIWS